A single region of the Ctenopharyngodon idella isolate HZGC_01 chromosome 21, HZGC01, whole genome shotgun sequence genome encodes:
- the si:ch211-247j9.1 gene encoding rho GTPase-activating protein 24 isoform X1 yields MGLTCFKSWKYNSAAQKGGNRDVLVSPGSYFFLSNSCGQGEEWLKSLNKGIWIPFTGVFGQRLEETVLYERRYGDHMAPLVVEQCVDFIREHGLTEVGLFRQPGQATLVKELQEAFDAGEKPSFDSSTDVHTVASLLKLYLRELPEPLVPFSRYEEFLICGKRIPSNREKGLQDLKSLLYELPVANFNLLKYICQFLNDVQSYSNVNKMSIQNLATVFGPNILRPKAEDPESIIGGAAVVQHLMSELIREHSLLFSRENCNPPETSLQAVHPIQRHSNLVEWVHEPPAHLREPLLSKDHVTFPDQTVACPRKHSLPLTTERRGSFQSPCEKNINNHLSDTEDTSPTSSTLIYDNHSQQSSAQECLHTRQVPTPSTTPTACSSMTKVLEAGVEICVQSRSWPDIEEPSWSPERALGESKGSSEVQDSTLSVYDNIVTEEQGVRYTEEAKGTASVAESSSPWSSCEIVPLDGGSGSGGAASPCHGSPGQFPSFRMDSGEDDLRPNSPASSSAPTDAPLSTGSSEVFLPNAPQEPLGFPASHAMQCLVAGLRQQMTRQKAEYEAKINRLEQRNKVLQGEVAGLRSTLEQQRRWVSVAEIKMRNVERARADADRRNATLQQEMEQFFETFGELNAEARKTSRIVQSF; encoded by the exons GAGGAAACAGGGATGTATTGGTTAGTCCTGGCTCATATTTCTTCCTGTCGAACAGCTGTGGTCAGGGGGAAGAGTGGCTGAAGAGCCTAAATAAGGGCATATGGATACCTTTTACAg GTGTGTTTGGTCAAAGGTTGGAGGAGACAGTCCTGTATGAGAGGAGGTATGGGGATCACATGGCTCCTCTGGTGGTAGAGCAGTGTGTCGATTTTATCCGAGAGCATGGTCTCACAGAGGTCGGACTCTTCAGGCAGCCCGGCCAGGCCACACTGGTTAAAGAGCTGCAGGAAGCTTTTGATGCTGGAGAGAAACCATCTTTTGACAG CAGCACAGATGTCCACACAGTGGCATCTTTGCTGAAGCTATACCTCAGGGAGCTGCCTGAACCTCTGGTGCCATTTTCCCGCTATGAAGAGTTTCTTATATGTGGCAAAAGAATCCCCTCAAACAGAGAAAAG GGTTTGCAAGATTTGAAGAGTCTCCTTTATGAACTGCCTGTAGCAAACTTCAACCTTCTGAAATACATCTGCCA ATTCTTAAACGATGTTCAATCATACTCCAATGTCAACAAGATGAGCATCCAGAACTTGGCAACTGTTTTCGGGCCAAATATTCTCCGACCTAAAGCTGAGGACCCAGAAAGTATCATTGGAG GGGCAGCAGTTGTGCAACATCTAATGTCTGAACTGATTCGTGAGCACAGCTTGCTCTTCTCCAGAGAGAACTGCAACCCTCCTGAAACGTCTCTGCAAGCTGTCCACCCCATACAAAGACACAGTAATCTTGTGGAATGGGTGCATGAACCACCTGCCCACCTGAGGGAGCCTCTGCTGAGCAAAGATCATGTGACCTTTCCAGATCAGACTGTAGCCTGTCCACGTAAACACTCTTTACCATTAACCACAGAGAGGAGAGGGTCTTTTCAAAGCCCTTGTgagaaaaacattaacaatCATCTATCAGACACAGAGGACACTTCACCAACCAGCTCTACTCTGATTTATGACAACCACAGTCAACAGAGCTCAGCACAAGAATGTCTCCATACAAGACAAGTACCTACACCCTCCACCACTCCAACTGCCTGCTCTTCTATGACCAAAGTGCTGGAAGCTGGGGTTGAAATTTGTGTGCAGTCAAGGAGCTGGCCTGACATTGAAGAACCCAGCTGGAGTCCAGAAAGAGCATTAGGGGAGAGTAAAGGCAGCAGTGAAGTCCAGGATAGTACCTTATCTGTCTATGACAACATAGTTACTGAGGAGCAGGGGGTACGATATACAGAAGAGGCCAAAGGTACAGCCAGCGTGGCTGAGAGCAGCAGCCCTTGGTCCTCCTGTGAGATTGTGCCTTTGGATGGGGGCAGTGGGAGCGGTGGAGCTGCAAGCCCATGCCATGGTTCCCCAGGACAGTTCCCCTCATTCAGAATGGACTCTGGTGAAGATGACCTTCGCCCTAACTCCCCTGCCTCATCATCTGCTCCCACAGATGCCCCTTTAAGCACCGGCAGCAGTGAAGTCTTTTTGCCAAATGCTCCCCAAGAGCCCTTAGGTTTTCCAGCCTCCCATGCTATGCAGTGCCTCGTTGCAGGGCTTCGTCAACAGATGACCAGGCAAAAGGCAGAGTATGAGGCAAAAATTAACAG GCTGGAGCAGAGGAACAAGGTACTTCAGGGGGAAGTTGCAGGGCTGCGCTCAACTCTGGAGCAGCAGCGGCGCTGGGTCAGTGTGGCCGAGATCAAGATGCGAAATGTAGAGCGTGCCCGTGCAGATGCTGACAGACGGAACGCCACTCTGCAACAGGAGATGGAGCAGTTCTTCGAAACATTCGGCGAGCTTAACGCAGAGGCTCGGAAAACCAGTCGCATTGTTCAGAGTTTTTGA
- the si:ch211-247j9.1 gene encoding rho GTPase-activating protein 24 isoform X2 produces the protein MGLTCFKSWKYNSAAQKGGNRDVLVSPGSYFFLSNSCGQGEEWLKSLNKGIWIPFTGVFGQRLEETVLYERRYGDHMAPLVVEQCVDFIREHGLTEVGLFRQPGQATLVKELQEAFDAGEKPSFDSTDVHTVASLLKLYLRELPEPLVPFSRYEEFLICGKRIPSNREKGLQDLKSLLYELPVANFNLLKYICQFLNDVQSYSNVNKMSIQNLATVFGPNILRPKAEDPESIIGGAAVVQHLMSELIREHSLLFSRENCNPPETSLQAVHPIQRHSNLVEWVHEPPAHLREPLLSKDHVTFPDQTVACPRKHSLPLTTERRGSFQSPCEKNINNHLSDTEDTSPTSSTLIYDNHSQQSSAQECLHTRQVPTPSTTPTACSSMTKVLEAGVEICVQSRSWPDIEEPSWSPERALGESKGSSEVQDSTLSVYDNIVTEEQGVRYTEEAKGTASVAESSSPWSSCEIVPLDGGSGSGGAASPCHGSPGQFPSFRMDSGEDDLRPNSPASSSAPTDAPLSTGSSEVFLPNAPQEPLGFPASHAMQCLVAGLRQQMTRQKAEYEAKINRLEQRNKVLQGEVAGLRSTLEQQRRWVSVAEIKMRNVERARADADRRNATLQQEMEQFFETFGELNAEARKTSRIVQSF, from the exons GAGGAAACAGGGATGTATTGGTTAGTCCTGGCTCATATTTCTTCCTGTCGAACAGCTGTGGTCAGGGGGAAGAGTGGCTGAAGAGCCTAAATAAGGGCATATGGATACCTTTTACAg GTGTGTTTGGTCAAAGGTTGGAGGAGACAGTCCTGTATGAGAGGAGGTATGGGGATCACATGGCTCCTCTGGTGGTAGAGCAGTGTGTCGATTTTATCCGAGAGCATGGTCTCACAGAGGTCGGACTCTTCAGGCAGCCCGGCCAGGCCACACTGGTTAAAGAGCTGCAGGAAGCTTTTGATGCTGGAGAGAAACCATCTTTTGACAG CACAGATGTCCACACAGTGGCATCTTTGCTGAAGCTATACCTCAGGGAGCTGCCTGAACCTCTGGTGCCATTTTCCCGCTATGAAGAGTTTCTTATATGTGGCAAAAGAATCCCCTCAAACAGAGAAAAG GGTTTGCAAGATTTGAAGAGTCTCCTTTATGAACTGCCTGTAGCAAACTTCAACCTTCTGAAATACATCTGCCA ATTCTTAAACGATGTTCAATCATACTCCAATGTCAACAAGATGAGCATCCAGAACTTGGCAACTGTTTTCGGGCCAAATATTCTCCGACCTAAAGCTGAGGACCCAGAAAGTATCATTGGAG GGGCAGCAGTTGTGCAACATCTAATGTCTGAACTGATTCGTGAGCACAGCTTGCTCTTCTCCAGAGAGAACTGCAACCCTCCTGAAACGTCTCTGCAAGCTGTCCACCCCATACAAAGACACAGTAATCTTGTGGAATGGGTGCATGAACCACCTGCCCACCTGAGGGAGCCTCTGCTGAGCAAAGATCATGTGACCTTTCCAGATCAGACTGTAGCCTGTCCACGTAAACACTCTTTACCATTAACCACAGAGAGGAGAGGGTCTTTTCAAAGCCCTTGTgagaaaaacattaacaatCATCTATCAGACACAGAGGACACTTCACCAACCAGCTCTACTCTGATTTATGACAACCACAGTCAACAGAGCTCAGCACAAGAATGTCTCCATACAAGACAAGTACCTACACCCTCCACCACTCCAACTGCCTGCTCTTCTATGACCAAAGTGCTGGAAGCTGGGGTTGAAATTTGTGTGCAGTCAAGGAGCTGGCCTGACATTGAAGAACCCAGCTGGAGTCCAGAAAGAGCATTAGGGGAGAGTAAAGGCAGCAGTGAAGTCCAGGATAGTACCTTATCTGTCTATGACAACATAGTTACTGAGGAGCAGGGGGTACGATATACAGAAGAGGCCAAAGGTACAGCCAGCGTGGCTGAGAGCAGCAGCCCTTGGTCCTCCTGTGAGATTGTGCCTTTGGATGGGGGCAGTGGGAGCGGTGGAGCTGCAAGCCCATGCCATGGTTCCCCAGGACAGTTCCCCTCATTCAGAATGGACTCTGGTGAAGATGACCTTCGCCCTAACTCCCCTGCCTCATCATCTGCTCCCACAGATGCCCCTTTAAGCACCGGCAGCAGTGAAGTCTTTTTGCCAAATGCTCCCCAAGAGCCCTTAGGTTTTCCAGCCTCCCATGCTATGCAGTGCCTCGTTGCAGGGCTTCGTCAACAGATGACCAGGCAAAAGGCAGAGTATGAGGCAAAAATTAACAG GCTGGAGCAGAGGAACAAGGTACTTCAGGGGGAAGTTGCAGGGCTGCGCTCAACTCTGGAGCAGCAGCGGCGCTGGGTCAGTGTGGCCGAGATCAAGATGCGAAATGTAGAGCGTGCCCGTGCAGATGCTGACAGACGGAACGCCACTCTGCAACAGGAGATGGAGCAGTTCTTCGAAACATTCGGCGAGCTTAACGCAGAGGCTCGGAAAACCAGTCGCATTGTTCAGAGTTTTTGA
- the si:ch211-247j9.1 gene encoding rho GTPase-activating protein 24 isoform X3, with the protein MPENKQTIQRTGSYLSHSAYRKIKRVLSFRRRVFGQRLEETVLYERRYGDHMAPLVVEQCVDFIREHGLTEVGLFRQPGQATLVKELQEAFDAGEKPSFDSSTDVHTVASLLKLYLRELPEPLVPFSRYEEFLICGKRIPSNREKGLQDLKSLLYELPVANFNLLKYICQFLNDVQSYSNVNKMSIQNLATVFGPNILRPKAEDPESIIGGAAVVQHLMSELIREHSLLFSRENCNPPETSLQAVHPIQRHSNLVEWVHEPPAHLREPLLSKDHVTFPDQTVACPRKHSLPLTTERRGSFQSPCEKNINNHLSDTEDTSPTSSTLIYDNHSQQSSAQECLHTRQVPTPSTTPTACSSMTKVLEAGVEICVQSRSWPDIEEPSWSPERALGESKGSSEVQDSTLSVYDNIVTEEQGVRYTEEAKGTASVAESSSPWSSCEIVPLDGGSGSGGAASPCHGSPGQFPSFRMDSGEDDLRPNSPASSSAPTDAPLSTGSSEVFLPNAPQEPLGFPASHAMQCLVAGLRQQMTRQKAEYEAKINRLEQRNKVLQGEVAGLRSTLEQQRRWVSVAEIKMRNVERARADADRRNATLQQEMEQFFETFGELNAEARKTSRIVQSF; encoded by the exons ATGCCTGAAAACAAGCAGACAATCCAGCGGACTGGAAGCTATCTGTCTCACTCTGCGTACAGGAAGATAAAAAGGGTGCTGAGCTTCAGAAGAC GTGTGTTTGGTCAAAGGTTGGAGGAGACAGTCCTGTATGAGAGGAGGTATGGGGATCACATGGCTCCTCTGGTGGTAGAGCAGTGTGTCGATTTTATCCGAGAGCATGGTCTCACAGAGGTCGGACTCTTCAGGCAGCCCGGCCAGGCCACACTGGTTAAAGAGCTGCAGGAAGCTTTTGATGCTGGAGAGAAACCATCTTTTGACAG CAGCACAGATGTCCACACAGTGGCATCTTTGCTGAAGCTATACCTCAGGGAGCTGCCTGAACCTCTGGTGCCATTTTCCCGCTATGAAGAGTTTCTTATATGTGGCAAAAGAATCCCCTCAAACAGAGAAAAG GGTTTGCAAGATTTGAAGAGTCTCCTTTATGAACTGCCTGTAGCAAACTTCAACCTTCTGAAATACATCTGCCA ATTCTTAAACGATGTTCAATCATACTCCAATGTCAACAAGATGAGCATCCAGAACTTGGCAACTGTTTTCGGGCCAAATATTCTCCGACCTAAAGCTGAGGACCCAGAAAGTATCATTGGAG GGGCAGCAGTTGTGCAACATCTAATGTCTGAACTGATTCGTGAGCACAGCTTGCTCTTCTCCAGAGAGAACTGCAACCCTCCTGAAACGTCTCTGCAAGCTGTCCACCCCATACAAAGACACAGTAATCTTGTGGAATGGGTGCATGAACCACCTGCCCACCTGAGGGAGCCTCTGCTGAGCAAAGATCATGTGACCTTTCCAGATCAGACTGTAGCCTGTCCACGTAAACACTCTTTACCATTAACCACAGAGAGGAGAGGGTCTTTTCAAAGCCCTTGTgagaaaaacattaacaatCATCTATCAGACACAGAGGACACTTCACCAACCAGCTCTACTCTGATTTATGACAACCACAGTCAACAGAGCTCAGCACAAGAATGTCTCCATACAAGACAAGTACCTACACCCTCCACCACTCCAACTGCCTGCTCTTCTATGACCAAAGTGCTGGAAGCTGGGGTTGAAATTTGTGTGCAGTCAAGGAGCTGGCCTGACATTGAAGAACCCAGCTGGAGTCCAGAAAGAGCATTAGGGGAGAGTAAAGGCAGCAGTGAAGTCCAGGATAGTACCTTATCTGTCTATGACAACATAGTTACTGAGGAGCAGGGGGTACGATATACAGAAGAGGCCAAAGGTACAGCCAGCGTGGCTGAGAGCAGCAGCCCTTGGTCCTCCTGTGAGATTGTGCCTTTGGATGGGGGCAGTGGGAGCGGTGGAGCTGCAAGCCCATGCCATGGTTCCCCAGGACAGTTCCCCTCATTCAGAATGGACTCTGGTGAAGATGACCTTCGCCCTAACTCCCCTGCCTCATCATCTGCTCCCACAGATGCCCCTTTAAGCACCGGCAGCAGTGAAGTCTTTTTGCCAAATGCTCCCCAAGAGCCCTTAGGTTTTCCAGCCTCCCATGCTATGCAGTGCCTCGTTGCAGGGCTTCGTCAACAGATGACCAGGCAAAAGGCAGAGTATGAGGCAAAAATTAACAG GCTGGAGCAGAGGAACAAGGTACTTCAGGGGGAAGTTGCAGGGCTGCGCTCAACTCTGGAGCAGCAGCGGCGCTGGGTCAGTGTGGCCGAGATCAAGATGCGAAATGTAGAGCGTGCCCGTGCAGATGCTGACAGACGGAACGCCACTCTGCAACAGGAGATGGAGCAGTTCTTCGAAACATTCGGCGAGCTTAACGCAGAGGCTCGGAAAACCAGTCGCATTGTTCAGAGTTTTTGA
- the si:ch211-247j9.1 gene encoding rho GTPase-activating protein 24 isoform X4 gives MAPLVVEQCVDFIREHGLTEVGLFRQPGQATLVKELQEAFDAGEKPSFDSSTDVHTVASLLKLYLRELPEPLVPFSRYEEFLICGKRIPSNREKGLQDLKSLLYELPVANFNLLKYICQFLNDVQSYSNVNKMSIQNLATVFGPNILRPKAEDPESIIGGAAVVQHLMSELIREHSLLFSRENCNPPETSLQAVHPIQRHSNLVEWVHEPPAHLREPLLSKDHVTFPDQTVACPRKHSLPLTTERRGSFQSPCEKNINNHLSDTEDTSPTSSTLIYDNHSQQSSAQECLHTRQVPTPSTTPTACSSMTKVLEAGVEICVQSRSWPDIEEPSWSPERALGESKGSSEVQDSTLSVYDNIVTEEQGVRYTEEAKGTASVAESSSPWSSCEIVPLDGGSGSGGAASPCHGSPGQFPSFRMDSGEDDLRPNSPASSSAPTDAPLSTGSSEVFLPNAPQEPLGFPASHAMQCLVAGLRQQMTRQKAEYEAKINRLEQRNKVLQGEVAGLRSTLEQQRRWVSVAEIKMRNVERARADADRRNATLQQEMEQFFETFGELNAEARKTSRIVQSF, from the exons ATGGCTCCTCTGGTGGTAGAGCAGTGTGTCGATTTTATCCGAGAGCATGGTCTCACAGAGGTCGGACTCTTCAGGCAGCCCGGCCAGGCCACACTGGTTAAAGAGCTGCAGGAAGCTTTTGATGCTGGAGAGAAACCATCTTTTGACAG CAGCACAGATGTCCACACAGTGGCATCTTTGCTGAAGCTATACCTCAGGGAGCTGCCTGAACCTCTGGTGCCATTTTCCCGCTATGAAGAGTTTCTTATATGTGGCAAAAGAATCCCCTCAAACAGAGAAAAG GGTTTGCAAGATTTGAAGAGTCTCCTTTATGAACTGCCTGTAGCAAACTTCAACCTTCTGAAATACATCTGCCA ATTCTTAAACGATGTTCAATCATACTCCAATGTCAACAAGATGAGCATCCAGAACTTGGCAACTGTTTTCGGGCCAAATATTCTCCGACCTAAAGCTGAGGACCCAGAAAGTATCATTGGAG GGGCAGCAGTTGTGCAACATCTAATGTCTGAACTGATTCGTGAGCACAGCTTGCTCTTCTCCAGAGAGAACTGCAACCCTCCTGAAACGTCTCTGCAAGCTGTCCACCCCATACAAAGACACAGTAATCTTGTGGAATGGGTGCATGAACCACCTGCCCACCTGAGGGAGCCTCTGCTGAGCAAAGATCATGTGACCTTTCCAGATCAGACTGTAGCCTGTCCACGTAAACACTCTTTACCATTAACCACAGAGAGGAGAGGGTCTTTTCAAAGCCCTTGTgagaaaaacattaacaatCATCTATCAGACACAGAGGACACTTCACCAACCAGCTCTACTCTGATTTATGACAACCACAGTCAACAGAGCTCAGCACAAGAATGTCTCCATACAAGACAAGTACCTACACCCTCCACCACTCCAACTGCCTGCTCTTCTATGACCAAAGTGCTGGAAGCTGGGGTTGAAATTTGTGTGCAGTCAAGGAGCTGGCCTGACATTGAAGAACCCAGCTGGAGTCCAGAAAGAGCATTAGGGGAGAGTAAAGGCAGCAGTGAAGTCCAGGATAGTACCTTATCTGTCTATGACAACATAGTTACTGAGGAGCAGGGGGTACGATATACAGAAGAGGCCAAAGGTACAGCCAGCGTGGCTGAGAGCAGCAGCCCTTGGTCCTCCTGTGAGATTGTGCCTTTGGATGGGGGCAGTGGGAGCGGTGGAGCTGCAAGCCCATGCCATGGTTCCCCAGGACAGTTCCCCTCATTCAGAATGGACTCTGGTGAAGATGACCTTCGCCCTAACTCCCCTGCCTCATCATCTGCTCCCACAGATGCCCCTTTAAGCACCGGCAGCAGTGAAGTCTTTTTGCCAAATGCTCCCCAAGAGCCCTTAGGTTTTCCAGCCTCCCATGCTATGCAGTGCCTCGTTGCAGGGCTTCGTCAACAGATGACCAGGCAAAAGGCAGAGTATGAGGCAAAAATTAACAG GCTGGAGCAGAGGAACAAGGTACTTCAGGGGGAAGTTGCAGGGCTGCGCTCAACTCTGGAGCAGCAGCGGCGCTGGGTCAGTGTGGCCGAGATCAAGATGCGAAATGTAGAGCGTGCCCGTGCAGATGCTGACAGACGGAACGCCACTCTGCAACAGGAGATGGAGCAGTTCTTCGAAACATTCGGCGAGCTTAACGCAGAGGCTCGGAAAACCAGTCGCATTGTTCAGAGTTTTTGA
- the mapk9 gene encoding mitogen-activated protein kinase 9 translates to MTEGEGQFYSVQVGDSTFTVLRRYQQLRAIGSGAQGIVCSALDTVLGIPVAVKKLSRPFQNQTHAKRAYRELVLLKCVNHKNIIRLLNVFTPQKSLEEFQDLYLVMELMDASLCQVIHMDLDHERMSYLLYQILCGIRHLHSAGIIHRDLKPSNIVVKSDCTLKILDFGLARTACTNFMMTPYVVTRYYRAPEVILGMKYKENVDIWSVGCIMGEMVKGSVIFQGTDHIDQWNKVIEILGTPSLEFMNRLMETVRNYVMNKPQFPGVSFNELFPDWAFPSETEHDKIKTSQARDLLSKMLVIDPESRISVQEALSHPYIHVWYDPAEADAPPPQISDKQLEEREHSIEQWKELIYKEVMDWEERNKNGVLKEDCLDGTVNSSATASQSSSINDISSMSTEQTLASDTDSSCIDTLTGPLEE, encoded by the exons ATGACCGAGGGGGAGGGACAGTTTTACAGCGTGCAGGTGGGTGACTCCACCTTCACGGTGCTCAGGAGGTACCAGCAGCTCCGCGCCATCGGATCCGGTGCCCAGGGTATCGTCTG CTCTGCTCTGGACACCGTACTTGGCATCCCTGTTGCTGTGAAGAAACTGAGCCGGCCCTTTCAGAACCAGACCCATGCGAAGAGGGCCTACAGGGAGCTGGTTCTGCTCAAGTGTGTTAATCACAAGAAT ATCATCCGTTTGCTTAACGTCTTCACACCACAGAAGTCATTAGAAGAGTTCCAGGATTT GTACTTGGTGATGGAGCTGATGGACGCTAGCCTTTGTCAGGTAATCCACATGGACCTGGATCATGAGAGGATGTCTTACCTGCTCTACCAGATCCTGTGTGGCATCAGACATCTACACTCAGCTGGCATCATTCACAGG GATCTGAAGCCCAGTAACATAGTAGTGAAGTCCGACTGCACTTTAAAGATTTTAGACTTTGGGCTGGCCAGAACCGCCTGCACTAACTTCATGATGACACCCTACGTAGTGACCAGATATTATAGAGCGCCGGAGGTCATCCTGGGCATGAAATACAAGGAGAATG TGGATATCTGGTCAGTCGGCTGCATCATGGGTGAGATGGTCAAAGGGAGCGTCATATTCCAGGGCACTGATC ATATTGACCAGTGGAATAAGGTGATTGAGATACTAGGAACTCCGTCGCTGGAGTTTATGAACCGTTTGATGGAGACTGTAAGGAACTACGTGATGAACAAACCTCAGTTTCCTGGAGTCAGTTTTAATGAGCTTTTTCCCGATTGGGCCTTCCCGTCAGAGACCGAGCACGACAAGATCAAAA CTAGTCAAGCACGAGACCTGCTGTCCAAGATGCTGGTAATCGACCCAGAAAGCCGCATCTCTGTGCAGGAGGCCCTCAGTCACCCTTACATCCACGTGTGGTACGACCCAGCCGAGGCAGATGCG CCTCCTCCGCAGATATCAGACAAGCAGTTGGAGGAGCGGGAACACAGCATCGAGCAGTGGAAAG AGTTGATTTATAAAGAAGTAATGGACTGGGAGGAGAGAAACAAGAATGGAGTCCTGAAAGAGGACTGTTTAG ATGGTACAGTGAACAGCAGCGCCACTGCCTCCCAGTCGTCCTCTATTAACGACATCTCGTCCATGTCGACGGAGCAGACACTGGCCTCAGACACTGACAGCTCCTGCATCGACACTCTCACGGGGCCGTTAGAAGAGTGA